A stretch of Lathyrus oleraceus cultivar Zhongwan6 chromosome 6, CAAS_Psat_ZW6_1.0, whole genome shotgun sequence DNA encodes these proteins:
- the LOC127098454 gene encoding serine/threonine protein phosphatase 2A 57 kDa regulatory subunit B' beta isoform isoform X2 → MFNKIIKRAHRKSGKVTFPENSANGHQFYEVVVKHASRSSTFDSEPQNLPNTAAPPPNQAVIESLPPLKEVAVSERSALFLRKIQQCCSLCDFSDTLKFIVEKEIKRQTLYELVDVIQSSSFQFSEFQEELIGMVSVNIFRCLPPASHENTGTETVDPEEDDTYMDPSWAHLQIVYEILMRYIVSPEVDIKIAKRYVDHVFVLKLMELFDSEDQREREYLKTILHRIYGKFMVHRPFIRKAINNIFYRFIFETQRHNGICELLEIMASIINGFALPMKEEHKLFLIRALIPLHKPKCVSSYHQNLSYCVVQFVEKDGRLADPVIKGLLKYWPVTNCHKEVLFLGELEEVLESTQPPEFVRCMASLFRQIARCLNSPHFQDNILEEGAFIWVA, encoded by the exons ATGTTCAACAAGATCATAAAGCGCGCACACAGAAAATCAGGGAAAGTAACGTTCCCTGAAAATTCAGCAAACGGTCACCAATTCTACGAAGTAGTTGTTAAACACGCATCACGTAGCTCCACCTTCGATTCCGAGCCACAGAACCTACCTAATACGGCGGCGCCACCGCCTAATCAGGCCGTGATCGAATCACTTCCGCCACTCAAAGAAGTCGCCGTCTCAGAACGGTCCGCACTGTTTCTGAGAAAAATTCAACAGTGTTGTTCTCTCTGTGATTTCTCAGACACACTCAAGTTCATCGTGGAGAAAGAAATCAAACGACAAACACTTTACGAGCTAGTTGATGTTATTCAATCCTCTTCGTTTCAATTCAGCGAATTTCAGGAAGAATTGATCGGTATGGTTTCTGTTAATATTTTCCGTTGTTTGCCGCCGGCGTCGCATGAAAACACAGGTACCGAAACTGTGGATCCGGAAGAAGATGATACGTATATGGATCCGTCTTGGGCCCATTTACAGATTGTTTATGAAATTCTAATGCGGTACATTGTTTCGCCGGAGGTTGATATTAAAATTGCGAAGCGGTATGTAGATCATGTGTTTGTTTTAAAGCTTATGGAGTTGTTTGATTCGGAGGATCAAAGGGAGCGCGAGTATTTGAAGACAATTCTTCATCGTATTTATGGGAAGTTTATGGTTCATAGGCCTTTTATAAGAAAAGCTATTAACAATATATTCTATCGATTTATATTTGAGACGCAGAGGCATAATGGTATTTGTGAATTGCTTGAGATTATGGCTAGTATTATAAATGGTTTTGCATTGCCTATGAAAGAGGAGCATAAACTTTTCTTGATTAGGGCTCTTATACCACTTCATAAACCTAAATGTGTTTCGTCGTATCATCAGAATTTGTCTTATTGTGTTGTTCAGTTTGTTGAGAAAGATGGAAGGTTGGCTGATCCTGTGATAAAGGGTTTGTTGAAGTATTGGCCTGTTACTAATTGTCATAAGGAAGTTCTTTTTCTTGGTGAATTGGAAGAGGTTCTTGAGTCAACACAACCTCCTGAGTTTGTAAGATGTATGGCTTCTCTTTTCAGACAGATTGCTCGATGCCTTAACAGCCCTCACTTTCAG GACAATATACTAGAAGAGGGTGCATTTATATGGGTTGCTTGA
- the LOC127098454 gene encoding serine/threonine protein phosphatase 2A 57 kDa regulatory subunit B' beta isoform isoform X1, whose product MFNKIIKRAHRKSGKVTFPENSANGHQFYEVVVKHASRSSTFDSEPQNLPNTAAPPPNQAVIESLPPLKEVAVSERSALFLRKIQQCCSLCDFSDTLKFIVEKEIKRQTLYELVDVIQSSSFQFSEFQEELIGMVSVNIFRCLPPASHENTGTETVDPEEDDTYMDPSWAHLQIVYEILMRYIVSPEVDIKIAKRYVDHVFVLKLMELFDSEDQREREYLKTILHRIYGKFMVHRPFIRKAINNIFYRFIFETQRHNGICELLEIMASIINGFALPMKEEHKLFLIRALIPLHKPKCVSSYHQNLSYCVVQFVEKDGRLADPVIKGLLKYWPVTNCHKEVLFLGELEEVLESTQPPEFVRCMASLFRQIARCLNSPHFQVAERALYLWNNEHIISLVAQNRSAILPIIFDALENNMTSHWNRAVHGLTANVRKMFQEMDGELFEECQKKYLEKEARATEVEEKRELTWKKLEAVAAQAVVRDEMVLVN is encoded by the exons ATGTTCAACAAGATCATAAAGCGCGCACACAGAAAATCAGGGAAAGTAACGTTCCCTGAAAATTCAGCAAACGGTCACCAATTCTACGAAGTAGTTGTTAAACACGCATCACGTAGCTCCACCTTCGATTCCGAGCCACAGAACCTACCTAATACGGCGGCGCCACCGCCTAATCAGGCCGTGATCGAATCACTTCCGCCACTCAAAGAAGTCGCCGTCTCAGAACGGTCCGCACTGTTTCTGAGAAAAATTCAACAGTGTTGTTCTCTCTGTGATTTCTCAGACACACTCAAGTTCATCGTGGAGAAAGAAATCAAACGACAAACACTTTACGAGCTAGTTGATGTTATTCAATCCTCTTCGTTTCAATTCAGCGAATTTCAGGAAGAATTGATCGGTATGGTTTCTGTTAATATTTTCCGTTGTTTGCCGCCGGCGTCGCATGAAAACACAGGTACCGAAACTGTGGATCCGGAAGAAGATGATACGTATATGGATCCGTCTTGGGCCCATTTACAGATTGTTTATGAAATTCTAATGCGGTACATTGTTTCGCCGGAGGTTGATATTAAAATTGCGAAGCGGTATGTAGATCATGTGTTTGTTTTAAAGCTTATGGAGTTGTTTGATTCGGAGGATCAAAGGGAGCGCGAGTATTTGAAGACAATTCTTCATCGTATTTATGGGAAGTTTATGGTTCATAGGCCTTTTATAAGAAAAGCTATTAACAATATATTCTATCGATTTATATTTGAGACGCAGAGGCATAATGGTATTTGTGAATTGCTTGAGATTATGGCTAGTATTATAAATGGTTTTGCATTGCCTATGAAAGAGGAGCATAAACTTTTCTTGATTAGGGCTCTTATACCACTTCATAAACCTAAATGTGTTTCGTCGTATCATCAGAATTTGTCTTATTGTGTTGTTCAGTTTGTTGAGAAAGATGGAAGGTTGGCTGATCCTGTGATAAAGGGTTTGTTGAAGTATTGGCCTGTTACTAATTGTCATAAGGAAGTTCTTTTTCTTGGTGAATTGGAAGAGGTTCTTGAGTCAACACAACCTCCTGAGTTTGTAAGATGTATGGCTTCTCTTTTCAGACAGATTGCTCGATGCCTTAACAGCCCTCACTTTCAG GTTGCAGAACGAGCACTCTATTTGTGGAACAATGAGCACATTATAAGCTTAGTGGCTCAGAATCGAAGTGCTATATTGCCAATAATCTTCGATGCTTTGGAAAATAACATGACAAGTCATTGGAACCGAGCAGTGCATGGACTAACAGCCAATGTGAGGAAAATGTTTCAGGAGATGGATGGCGAACTGTTTGAAGAGTGTCAAAAGAAGTATTTAGAAAAGGAAGCCAGGGCTACAGAAGTAGAAGAGAAGCGAGAGTTAACATGGAAGAAATTGGAAGCAGTAGCTGCACAGGCTGTTGTGAGGGATGAGATGGTTTTGGTTAACTAA